A window of the Pirellulales bacterium genome harbors these coding sequences:
- the xseB gene encoding exodeoxyribonuclease VII small subunit, with amino-acid sequence MTDTPNSSSPEQPLSFESALARIETIVHELEEGQTGLAESLNRYEEGVRLLRQCYGLLEKAERRIELLVGADASGNPVTEPFDDTASAEREQQGAPRTRRRSASSAKAAPVEPAEPPAGASGVDAPGGLF; translated from the coding sequence ATGACTGATACGCCGAATTCATCATCCCCAGAACAGCCGTTGAGCTTTGAGTCGGCCCTGGCTCGGATCGAAACGATCGTCCACGAATTGGAGGAGGGGCAAACCGGGCTTGCCGAGTCGCTGAACCGCTATGAAGAGGGGGTTCGGTTGCTGCGGCAATGCTATGGTTTGTTGGAAAAGGCGGAGCGGCGAATTGAGTTGCTCGTCGGCGCCGATGCCTCGGGCAATCCGGTGACAGAGCCGTTCGACGACACGGCCTCAGCCGAGCGCGAGCAGCAAGGGGCGCCCCGCACCCGCCGACGCAGCGCTTCGTCAGCGAAGGCGGCGCCGGTCGAACCGGCGGAGCCACCGGCCGGAGCTAGCGGCGTGGACGCACCCGGCGGTCTGTTTTAG
- a CDS encoding Uma2 family endonuclease — translation MATLVTDPFVEQQILAERAELGTDRYDEVWEGTYMMTPLPNLEHQRLVMRLAAILENSIGQTGLGDVFPGANVSDREEGWKQNFRGPEVVVLLKGGRAKDCDTHLCGGPDFLIEITSPHDHSREKLVFYGKIGVRELMLIDREPWSLELYQLKDGELRLAGKSRLDESAVLTSAVVPLSFRLIPGKSRPQIEVTHRDGKQRWIV, via the coding sequence ATGGCTACATTGGTCACCGATCCGTTTGTGGAGCAACAGATTCTTGCAGAGCGCGCGGAATTGGGCACCGACCGCTATGATGAAGTCTGGGAGGGAACCTATATGATGACGCCGCTGCCGAATCTGGAACATCAACGGCTCGTCATGCGGCTCGCCGCGATTCTTGAGAACTCCATCGGACAGACCGGCCTTGGCGATGTTTTTCCGGGCGCGAATGTGAGCGACCGAGAGGAGGGCTGGAAGCAGAATTTTCGCGGCCCCGAAGTCGTGGTTCTGCTGAAGGGTGGCCGCGCTAAGGATTGCGACACCCATCTTTGCGGCGGTCCAGACTTCTTGATTGAGATTACCAGCCCTCACGATCATAGCCGCGAGAAGCTGGTCTTCTATGGCAAGATCGGCGTGCGCGAGTTGATGCTAATCGATCGCGAACCGTGGAGCTTAGAGCTATACCAACTGAAGGACGGCGAACTGCGGTTGGCGGGCAAATCACGATTAGACGAATCGGCAGTGCTGACCAGCGCGGTCGTGCCGCTCTCGTTTCGCCTGATTCCCGGCAAAAGCCGTCCGCAGATCGAAGTCACGCATCGCGATGGTAAACAGCGCTGGATCGTGTAG
- a CDS encoding farnesyl diphosphate synthase, with the protein MAHRAATTACPLSAALAETRALVDSALDRLTQLSDGCPPRLAEAIRYCLLAPGKRLRPTLVLWSAEACGCHAEAAMPAACAVEMVHTYSLVHDDLPAMDDDDLRRGRPTCHKVFGEANAILVGDALLALAFETLARGIRPAETAVACMAALAEAAGATALVGGQADDLAAAAESNGERLDVAALESIHRRKTGAMFVVSMRLGSLVARAGPAQCNALEEYGRKLGLAFQIADDLLDVQGDEAAAGKRVDKDSGHGKLTFPRLLGVEESRRRAERLIDEACGELAPFGAAAERLEALARFVLERNR; encoded by the coding sequence ATGGCCCACCGCGCCGCTACGACTGCTTGTCCTCTCTCCGCCGCGCTGGCTGAGACGCGCGCTTTGGTCGATTCGGCTCTGGACCGGTTGACGCAATTGTCGGACGGCTGCCCCCCGCGGCTGGCTGAGGCGATTCGCTACTGTTTGCTGGCCCCCGGCAAGCGATTGCGGCCGACGCTCGTGTTATGGAGCGCCGAGGCTTGCGGTTGTCATGCTGAGGCAGCAATGCCGGCCGCCTGTGCGGTCGAGATGGTGCATACGTATTCACTGGTTCACGACGACTTGCCTGCCATGGACGACGATGACCTCCGCCGCGGACGTCCGACGTGCCATAAGGTTTTTGGCGAAGCGAACGCGATCCTGGTTGGCGACGCCTTGCTGGCCTTGGCGTTTGAGACGCTGGCTCGTGGCATTCGGCCGGCGGAAACCGCGGTGGCCTGCATGGCCGCGCTGGCCGAGGCAGCGGGAGCGACGGCCCTGGTCGGCGGACAGGCGGATGACCTCGCGGCGGCCGCTGAATCAAACGGCGAGCGACTTGATGTCGCTGCGCTCGAATCGATCCATCGCCGCAAGACCGGGGCTATGTTTGTCGTATCCATGCGATTGGGGTCGCTCGTCGCGCGCGCCGGGCCTGCGCAGTGCAACGCATTGGAGGAGTATGGCCGAAAGCTGGGGCTGGCGTTCCAGATCGCCGACGATCTGCTGGACGTGCAAGGCGATGAGGCCGCAGCCGGCAAGCGAGTTGACAAAGATTCTGGTCACGGCAAGCTGACTTTTCCGCGGTTGCTGGGCGTGGAAGAGAGTCGCCGCCGCGCGGAGCGATTGATCGACGAAGCATGCGGCGAGCTGGCTCCATTTGGCGCCGCGGCGGAACGGCTCGAGGCCCTAGCTCGATTTGTGCTGGAAAGGAATCGTTGA
- the dxs gene encoding 1-deoxy-D-xylulose-5-phosphate synthase: MPAILPKIESPRDLQGLSLAELTQLAGEMREALCIVMSHRTAHFASNLGVVELCLALHTMFDFSRDRLIWDTGHQIYPHKLITGRYRDFNTIRTKGGLMGYPNPRESDYDLFMTGHAGCSVSTVLGLRSGDELLGEKDRHAVAVIGDGALPSGIVFEALNNSGGPKKKLLVILNDNQMSICPRVGSVADYLDQLRTNRIYTGLKHEVVELLKKLPLVGAPAERMLAKVKETIKIGLHGGMLFESLGFRYFGPVDGHSIPHLRKYLKMVKDAEGPVLLHVVTEKGHGFKPASDDPVFFHTPAPFEREEEAIVSIAASKSRSYTDAASEAIGQQMRTNPRVTVLTAAMCQGNKLEAVRAEFPDRFFDTAICESHTVAFAAGQAKAGVRPIVDIYSTFLQRSFDQVFQEVALQNLPVTFMLDRAGLTGPDGPTHHGVFDLGYMRLFPNLVVMAPGDEDDLAKMLEFALAHDAPVSIRYPKATVEEMANRRTPIELGRAEALHWGSDGTIIACGTLLGNCLKAAATLREEGLDFGVVNARFVKPLDTATMLRAIETSPAVLTVEEGALAGGFGSAVLEAVAEAGISAAHVRRLGIPDRFIEHGERGELLADLGLDAAGIAQSCRSLVDEAGAFKNAAQRRVS, encoded by the coding sequence ATGCCCGCGATTTTGCCGAAGATTGAATCCCCTCGCGACCTGCAAGGCCTGTCATTGGCCGAGTTGACGCAGTTGGCCGGCGAGATGCGCGAAGCGCTTTGCATTGTAATGAGCCATCGCACGGCCCATTTCGCCTCGAACCTGGGCGTCGTTGAACTCTGCCTGGCCTTGCACACGATGTTCGATTTCAGCCGCGACCGATTGATCTGGGACACCGGCCATCAGATTTACCCTCACAAGCTGATCACCGGCCGCTATCGCGATTTCAACACGATTCGCACCAAGGGCGGCCTGATGGGTTATCCGAATCCGCGCGAAAGCGATTACGACCTGTTCATGACGGGACACGCCGGCTGCAGCGTTTCGACAGTGCTCGGCCTGCGGAGCGGCGACGAGTTGCTCGGCGAAAAGGATCGGCACGCCGTGGCCGTGATCGGCGACGGGGCGTTGCCCAGCGGCATCGTGTTCGAGGCCCTGAACAACTCCGGCGGGCCGAAGAAAAAGCTGCTCGTGATCTTGAACGACAACCAAATGTCGATCTGCCCGCGGGTGGGGAGCGTGGCCGATTATCTCGATCAACTGCGGACGAACCGCATTTACACCGGCTTGAAGCACGAGGTGGTCGAGCTGCTCAAGAAACTGCCGCTCGTCGGCGCTCCCGCCGAACGAATGCTGGCCAAGGTGAAGGAAACGATCAAGATCGGGCTGCATGGAGGGATGCTGTTCGAAAGCCTCGGCTTCCGCTATTTCGGCCCGGTGGATGGGCATAGCATTCCGCACCTGCGCAAATACCTGAAGATGGTGAAGGATGCCGAGGGGCCAGTGCTGTTGCACGTCGTCACCGAAAAGGGGCACGGCTTCAAGCCGGCTTCAGACGACCCCGTCTTCTTCCACACGCCTGCGCCATTCGAGCGCGAGGAAGAGGCGATCGTTTCGATCGCGGCAAGCAAATCGCGGAGCTACACCGACGCGGCCAGCGAAGCCATCGGCCAGCAGATGCGCACGAACCCGCGCGTCACCGTGCTGACCGCGGCGATGTGTCAGGGGAACAAGCTCGAAGCCGTGCGCGCGGAGTTTCCCGATCGGTTCTTTGACACGGCGATTTGCGAATCGCACACGGTGGCGTTTGCCGCCGGCCAGGCTAAGGCCGGAGTGCGGCCGATCGTCGATATCTACAGCACCTTCTTGCAGCGGAGCTTCGATCAAGTGTTTCAAGAGGTGGCGCTGCAAAACCTGCCGGTCACGTTCATGCTCGATCGGGCGGGGCTGACCGGTCCGGATGGTCCAACGCACCACGGCGTTTTCGATCTCGGCTACATGCGGCTGTTTCCGAATCTCGTCGTCATGGCGCCGGGCGATGAGGATGATCTGGCGAAGATGCTCGAGTTCGCTCTGGCCCACGACGCGCCCGTGTCGATCCGCTATCCCAAGGCGACGGTCGAGGAAATGGCCAACCGCCGGACGCCGATCGAATTGGGGCGCGCCGAAGCACTGCATTGGGGAAGCGACGGCACAATCATCGCCTGCGGAACGCTGCTGGGGAACTGTCTCAAGGCGGCGGCCACGCTTCGCGAAGAAGGGCTGGATTTCGGCGTGGTCAATGCCCGTTTCGTAAAGCCGCTCGACACGGCAACGATGCTGCGGGCGATCGAGACGTCGCCCGCAGTGCTAACCGTCGAAGAAGGCGCGCTGGCCGGCGGATTCGGCAGCGCCGTCTTGGAGGCCGTCGCCGAAGCGGGCATCAGCGCCGCGCACGTTCGCCGGCTGGGCATCCCCGATCGGTTCATCGAGCACGGCGAGCGCGGCGAGCTGCTGGCCGATCTCGGGCTCGACGCCGCGGGCATCGCCCAATCCTGCCGTAGTCTGGTTGACGAGGCGGGCGCCTTCAAGAATGCCGCGCAGCGCAGGGTTAGCTGA
- a CDS encoding NAD(+)/NADH kinase → MNARANQAASSPSATSAARRPRLIVLGYGQPDIVQAEFVRLQPLIELHAEIVLTDLGEYKDLSQVEAEFAIVLGGDGAILRAAKQMAYRQLPVIGVNLGKLGFLADLTPEEFVDVLPGVAAGKFRVVEHLMFECSLIRGEKVLEKQLGLNEVAIIGGPPFGIVDIHLYVDAELVTTYSCDGLIVSTPVGSTAHNLSSGGPILRKDLQAFVISPISPHTLTNRPVVDSADRVYELIVPRPLEGTAVVVDGRLMTGLEPNDRIRIERARPQFKLVEASGHGYYRTLREKLGWGGSIIRRRGEP, encoded by the coding sequence ATGAACGCTAGGGCAAACCAAGCGGCGAGTTCCCCGTCAGCTACTTCCGCCGCGCGGCGGCCGCGGCTGATTGTGCTTGGGTACGGCCAACCGGACATCGTGCAAGCCGAGTTCGTGCGGCTCCAGCCGCTCATCGAACTTCATGCCGAGATCGTCCTGACCGACTTGGGCGAGTATAAGGATCTCTCGCAGGTCGAGGCGGAGTTCGCGATCGTGCTTGGTGGAGACGGCGCGATCCTGCGGGCCGCCAAGCAGATGGCTTATCGCCAGTTGCCGGTGATCGGCGTGAACCTAGGAAAGTTGGGTTTTCTGGCAGACCTTACGCCCGAGGAATTCGTCGACGTGCTTCCGGGAGTGGCGGCCGGGAAGTTCCGCGTCGTCGAGCATTTGATGTTTGAATGCTCATTGATTCGCGGAGAAAAGGTGCTTGAGAAGCAGTTGGGGTTGAACGAGGTGGCGATCATCGGCGGCCCTCCGTTTGGCATTGTCGACATCCATCTTTACGTTGACGCGGAATTGGTAACTACCTATAGTTGCGACGGTTTGATCGTCAGCACTCCGGTCGGATCGACGGCCCACAATCTTTCTTCGGGAGGCCCGATCCTGCGGAAGGATTTGCAGGCGTTTGTGATCTCGCCGATCAGCCCGCACACGCTGACGAACCGGCCGGTGGTCGATTCGGCCGACCGAGTGTATGAATTGATCGTACCACGGCCGCTCGAGGGGACCGCGGTGGTGGTCGATGGCCGGTTAATGACGGGCCTCGAGCCGAACGATCGGATTCGGATCGAGCGGGCTCGCCCGCAGTTCAAATTGGTGGAGGCCAGCGGCCACGGCTACTACCGCACACTGCGCGAAAAGCTGGGCTGGGGCGGGAGCATTATCCGCCGCCGTGGCGAGCCGTGA